One Streptomyces coeruleorubidus DNA segment encodes these proteins:
- the tyrS gene encoding tyrosine--tRNA ligase, with translation MTDIVDELKWRGLFALSTDEDALRKALADGPVTFYCGFDPTAPSLHVGHLVQVLTVRRLQQAGHRPLALVGGATGLIGDPRPTAERTLNDPETVAGWVGKLRSQIEPFLDFEGENAAVMVNNLDWTQNLSAIEFLRDIGKHFRVNKMLTKDSVARRLESSEGISYTEFSYQILQGMDFLQLYRRYGCTLQQGGSDQWGNLTAGLDLIHRLEPDATVHAMATPLMTKADGTKFGKTEGGAVWLDPEMTTPYAFYQFWLNVDDRDVSKYMRILSFRSRAELEELEKQTEERPQARAAQRALAEELTTLVHGADQTAAVIAASKALFGQGELAELDERTLAAALSEVPHIQVAELGPVVDLFAEVGLVASKSAARRTVKEGGAYVNNVKVAGEDAVPAKEDLLHGRWLVLRRGKKNLAAVEVTGA, from the coding sequence GTGACGGACATCGTCGACGAGCTGAAGTGGCGCGGGCTGTTCGCCCTGTCCACTGACGAGGACGCTTTGCGCAAGGCGCTCGCGGACGGTCCCGTCACGTTCTATTGCGGCTTCGACCCGACGGCGCCGTCGCTGCACGTGGGGCACCTGGTGCAGGTGCTGACCGTGCGCCGGCTCCAGCAGGCCGGTCACCGGCCGCTGGCGCTGGTCGGCGGTGCCACGGGCCTGATCGGCGACCCGCGTCCGACCGCGGAGCGCACGCTGAACGACCCGGAGACGGTCGCCGGCTGGGTCGGCAAGCTGCGCTCCCAGATCGAGCCGTTCCTGGACTTCGAGGGCGAGAACGCGGCCGTCATGGTCAACAACCTCGACTGGACTCAGAACCTCTCCGCGATCGAGTTCCTGCGGGACATCGGCAAGCACTTCCGCGTCAACAAGATGCTGACCAAGGACTCCGTCGCCCGGCGCCTGGAGTCCTCCGAGGGCATCAGCTACACGGAGTTCAGCTACCAGATCCTCCAGGGCATGGACTTCCTCCAGCTGTACCGGAGGTACGGCTGCACGCTCCAGCAGGGCGGCAGCGACCAGTGGGGCAATCTCACGGCGGGCCTGGACCTGATCCACCGGCTGGAGCCGGACGCCACGGTGCACGCCATGGCGACACCGCTGATGACCAAGGCGGACGGCACCAAGTTCGGCAAGACCGAGGGCGGCGCCGTCTGGCTCGACCCGGAGATGACGACGCCGTACGCGTTCTACCAGTTCTGGCTGAACGTGGACGACCGGGACGTCTCCAAGTACATGCGCATCCTGTCCTTCCGTTCCCGCGCGGAGCTGGAGGAGCTGGAGAAGCAGACCGAGGAGCGTCCGCAGGCCCGTGCCGCGCAGCGGGCGCTGGCCGAGGAGCTGACGACGCTGGTGCACGGCGCCGACCAGACGGCCGCCGTGATCGCCGCGTCCAAGGCCCTCTTCGGGCAGGGCGAACTGGCGGAGCTCGACGAGCGGACGCTGGCCGCGGCCCTGTCGGAGGTGCCGCACATCCAGGTCGCCGAGCTCGGCCCGGTCGTCGACCTGTTCGCGGAGGTCGGCCTGGTGGCCAGCAAGTCGGCCGCGCGCCGCACGGTCAAGGAGGGCGGCGCCTACGTGAACAACGTCAAGGTCGCCGGCGAGGACGCGGTCCCCGCCAAGGAGGACCTGCTGCACGGCCGCTGGCTGGTGCTGCGCCGGGGCAAGAAGAACCTGGCGGCGGTGGAGGTCACCGGCGCCTGA
- a CDS encoding GlsB/YeaQ/YmgE family stress response membrane protein produces MGWLWAIIVGLVLGLLAKAIIPGKQHVPLWLTVILGMLGAIGGNAVARAAGVDATSGIDWWRHVFQLAAAIILVAIGDRAYTAVRGKKRRA; encoded by the coding sequence ATGGGCTGGTTGTGGGCGATCATCGTGGGACTGGTACTCGGTCTGCTCGCCAAGGCGATCATTCCGGGCAAGCAGCACGTCCCCCTGTGGCTGACCGTCATTCTGGGCATGCTCGGCGCCATCGGCGGCAACGCCGTCGCCCGGGCGGCCGGTGTGGACGCCACCTCGGGCATCGACTGGTGGCGGCACGTGTTCCAACTGGCGGCCGCGATCATCCTCGTCGCCATCGGCGACCGGGCGTACACGGCGGTCCGGGGCAAGAAACGAAGGGCATGA
- a CDS encoding DUF3099 domain-containing protein: protein MRKRHGGGHAEVFRITGARAGLQDDVRGRQRRYVISMTVRTISVILAATLWNVERHVAVVALVLGLVLPYIAVVIANAGRENAPSLPSTFVVPPARPMIAPSGTQDGPAESVAEDAVSGTVPGARTESQER from the coding sequence ATGCGGAAGCGGCATGGCGGCGGACACGCCGAGGTTTTCCGGATCACCGGCGCCCGGGCCGGACTTCAGGACGACGTCCGCGGGCGGCAGCGCCGGTACGTGATCTCTATGACGGTCCGCACGATCTCCGTGATCCTCGCGGCCACGTTGTGGAACGTCGAACGGCACGTCGCCGTCGTGGCCTTGGTGCTCGGGCTGGTGCTGCCGTACATCGCGGTGGTGATCGCGAACGCCGGGCGTGAGAACGCGCCGTCTTTGCCGTCGACGTTCGTGGTGCCGCCGGCGCGGCCGATGATCGCGCCGTCGGGGACGCAGGACGGCCCCGCGGAATCCGTCGCGGAAGACGCCGTGTCCGGGACGGTACCGGGGGCGCGGACCGAGTCGCAGGAGCGGTAG
- the moaA gene encoding GTP 3',8-cyclase MoaA — MLIDTYGRVATDLRVSLTDRCNLRCTYCMPEEGLQWLAKPDLLTDDEIVRLIDIAVTSLGIEEVRFTGGEPLLRPGLVGIVERVAALDPRPQMSLTTNGIGLKRTAAALKAAGLDRVNVSLDTLRPDVFKTLTRRDRHKDVIEGLHAARDAGLTPVKVNSVLMPGLNDDEAPDLLAWAVEHDYELRFIEQMPLDAQHGWKRDGMITAGDILTSLRTRFELTAEGDEARGSAPAERWLVDGGPHVVGVIASVTRPFCAACDRTRLTADGQVRTCLFAREETDLRAALRSDAPDEEIARIWRLAMWGKKAGAGLDDPTFVQPDRPMSAIGG; from the coding sequence GTGCTCATCGACACCTACGGCCGAGTGGCCACCGACCTGAGGGTCTCGCTGACCGACCGGTGCAACCTGCGCTGCACGTACTGCATGCCCGAGGAGGGCCTGCAGTGGCTGGCCAAGCCGGACCTGCTCACGGACGACGAGATCGTCCGCCTGATCGACATCGCGGTCACGTCCCTCGGTATCGAGGAGGTCCGCTTCACCGGCGGCGAGCCCCTGCTGCGCCCCGGCCTGGTCGGCATCGTCGAGCGCGTCGCGGCCCTCGACCCGCGTCCTCAGATGTCCCTCACGACCAACGGCATCGGCCTCAAGCGCACGGCGGCGGCCCTGAAGGCGGCAGGCCTGGACCGGGTCAACGTCTCCCTGGACACACTCCGCCCGGACGTCTTCAAGACCCTCACCCGCCGCGACCGTCACAAGGACGTCATCGAGGGCCTGCACGCCGCACGCGACGCGGGCCTGACCCCGGTCAAGGTCAACTCGGTCCTGATGCCGGGCCTGAACGACGACGAGGCCCCCGACCTCCTGGCCTGGGCCGTGGAGCACGACTACGAGCTGCGCTTCATCGAGCAGATGCCCCTGGACGCCCAGCACGGCTGGAAGCGCGACGGCATGATCACCGCCGGGGACATCCTGACCTCCCTGCGCACGCGATTCGAGCTGACCGCCGAGGGCGACGAGGCACGCGGCTCGGCCCCGGCGGAGCGCTGGCTGGTCGACGGCGGCCCGCATGTCGTCGGCGTGATCGCCTCCGTCACCCGCCCGTTCTGCGCGGCCTGCGACCGCACCCGCCTCACGGCCGACGGACAGGTACGCACCTGCCTGTTCGCCCGCGAGGAGACCGACCTGCGCGCCGCACTCCGCTCGGACGCCCCGGACGAGGAGATCGCCCGTATCTGGCGGCTGGCCATGTGGGGCAAGAAGGCGGGAGCGGGCCTGGACGACCCGACGTTCGTCCAGCCGGACCGGCCCATGTCGGCGATCGGCGGCTAG
- a CDS encoding solute symporter family protein, with translation MSPAQQTLIAANEASEHRPLIITLFALFVLATLGITIWAGRQTKDAADFYAGGRQFSAFQNGLAVSGDYMSAASFLGIAGAIAIFGYDGFLYSIGFLVAWLVALLLVAEPLRNSGRYTMGDVLAYRMRQRPVRTAAGTSTIVVSIFYLLAQMAGAGVLVSLLLGITSDAGKILIVALVGILMIVYVSIGGMKGTTWVQMIKAVLLIGGTLLITFLVLLKFNFNISDLLGTAAENSGKGAAFLEPGLQYGATGTSKLDFISLGIALVLGTAGLPHILIRFYTVPDAKAARKSVNWAIGIIGGFYLMTIALGFGAAALISQEEIIASNPSGNTAAPLLALHLGGVDSTWGAILLATISAVAFATILAVVAGLTLASSSSFAHDIYANVIRKGQASGAEEVRAARWATVFIGVVSIGLGALARDLNVAGLVALAFAVAASANLPTILYSLFWKRFTTQGALWSIYGGLIVAVGLVLFSPVVSGDPKAMFPDVDFAWFPLKNPGIISIPFGFLMGWLGTVLSKEEPDVKKFAELEVRSLTGTGAH, from the coding sequence ATGAGCCCCGCACAGCAGACCCTTATCGCCGCGAACGAGGCCAGCGAGCACCGCCCGCTGATCATCACCCTGTTCGCGCTGTTCGTCCTGGCCACACTCGGCATCACCATCTGGGCGGGCCGCCAGACCAAGGACGCCGCCGACTTCTACGCCGGCGGACGCCAGTTCAGCGCCTTCCAGAACGGCCTCGCCGTCTCCGGCGACTACATGTCGGCCGCGTCGTTCCTCGGCATCGCGGGCGCGATCGCCATCTTCGGCTACGACGGCTTCCTCTACTCCATCGGCTTCCTGGTCGCCTGGCTGGTCGCCCTGCTCCTGGTGGCGGAGCCGCTGCGCAACTCCGGCCGCTACACCATGGGTGACGTGCTCGCGTACCGCATGCGGCAGCGCCCGGTCCGCACCGCCGCCGGTACGTCCACGATCGTCGTGTCGATCTTCTACCTGCTGGCGCAGATGGCCGGCGCGGGCGTCCTCGTCTCGCTGCTGCTCGGCATCACCTCCGACGCGGGCAAGATCCTCATCGTCGCCCTGGTCGGCATCCTGATGATCGTCTACGTCTCCATCGGCGGCATGAAGGGCACCACCTGGGTCCAGATGATCAAGGCCGTGCTGCTCATCGGCGGCACCCTCCTGATCACCTTCCTGGTGCTGCTGAAGTTCAACTTCAACATCTCCGACCTGCTCGGCACGGCCGCCGAGAACAGCGGCAAGGGCGCGGCCTTCCTGGAGCCCGGCCTCCAGTACGGCGCGACCGGCACCTCCAAGCTGGACTTCATCTCCCTCGGCATCGCCCTGGTGCTCGGCACCGCCGGCCTGCCGCACATCCTGATCCGCTTCTACACGGTGCCCGACGCCAAGGCCGCCCGTAAGTCCGTGAACTGGGCCATCGGCATCATCGGCGGCTTCTACCTGATGACGATCGCGCTCGGCTTCGGCGCCGCCGCGCTCATCTCGCAGGAAGAGATCATCGCGTCCAACCCGTCCGGCAACACGGCGGCACCCCTGCTCGCCCTGCACCTCGGCGGCGTCGACTCGACCTGGGGCGCGATCCTGCTCGCCACGATCTCGGCGGTGGCCTTCGCGACGATCCTCGCGGTCGTCGCCGGACTCACCCTCGCCTCGTCGTCGTCCTTCGCGCACGACATCTACGCCAACGTCATCCGCAAGGGGCAGGCCTCCGGCGCCGAGGAGGTGCGCGCGGCCCGCTGGGCGACCGTCTTCATCGGCGTCGTCTCAATCGGCCTGGGCGCCCTCGCCCGCGACCTGAACGTGGCCGGCCTGGTCGCGCTCGCCTTCGCGGTCGCGGCCTCCGCCAACCTGCCGACGATCCTCTACAGCCTGTTCTGGAAGCGGTTCACCACCCAGGGCGCCCTGTGGTCGATCTACGGCGGTCTGATCGTCGCCGTCGGCCTGGTGCTGTTCTCGCCCGTCGTCTCCGGCGACCCCAAGGCGATGTTCCCCGACGTCGACTTCGCCTGGTTCCCGCTGAAGAACCCGGGCATCATCTCCATCCCCTTCGGCTTCCTCATGGGCTGGCTCGGCACGGTCCTGTCCAAGGAAGAGCCGGACGTCAAGAAGTTCGCCGAGCTGGAGGTCCGGTCCCTGACCGGCACCGGCGCCCACTGA
- a CDS encoding DUF485 domain-containing protein: MATDAPPPSKEQHKLPSPEEFTEVQESAEFGELRRSFRSFAFPLTVGFVAWYLLYVLLSNYAGGFMGTKLFGNINVALVFGVAQFVTTFLIAWWYSKHAAANLDPKAEAIKSRMEGGA, encoded by the coding sequence GTGGCCACCGACGCACCGCCCCCCTCGAAAGAGCAACACAAACTCCCCTCACCCGAGGAGTTCACCGAGGTGCAGGAGAGCGCGGAGTTCGGTGAACTGCGCCGCTCCTTCCGCTCCTTCGCCTTCCCGCTGACCGTCGGCTTCGTCGCCTGGTACCTGCTGTACGTCCTGCTGTCGAACTACGCGGGCGGCTTCATGGGCACCAAGCTGTTCGGCAACATCAACGTCGCCCTCGTCTTCGGCGTCGCCCAGTTCGTCACCACGTTCCTCATCGCCTGGTGGTACTCGAAGCACGCCGCCGCGAATCTCGACCCCAAGGCCGAGGCCATCAAGTCCCGGATGGAGGGCGGCGCATGA